From the genome of Bacteroidia bacterium:
TAGACCTTCAAAAAAATAATTTTTCAAACGTGTTTTTTAACTTCAAAATAAAAAAGGAATTCCGAAGAACTCCTTTTTTTATAAAAATTACTATTTCATTTTTATTACTGAATGCTGATTTTTTTATTCAATTCATCGATGTATGCTTTAAAGCGTTTGTCGGTATCCATTAAATTATTAACGGTACGACAAGCGTGTAAAACCGTTGCGTGGTCTTTTCCTCCGCAATGCAAACCAATGTTTGCTAAAGAAGATTTTGTCATACTTTTTGCAAAATACATTGCTATTTGACGCGCTTGAACCACTTCTCTTTTACGTGTTTTTGATTTCAATAATTCGAGTGGCAAATCAAAATAATCGCATACTACTTTTTGAATATAATCAATGGAAACTTCTCTGGCTGTGTTTTTTACAAACTTGTCAATCATTGATTTGGCAAGCTCCATCGTGATTGCTTTTTTATTAAGCGATGATTGTGCGAGCAAAGAAATCAAAGCTCCTTCTAATTCACGAACGTTGTTGGTGATGGAGTATGCAAGGTATTCGATGACATCTTTCGGAAGTTCCAATCCATCAGCATATACTTTTTTCTCTAAAATTGCAATTCTGGTTTCTACTCCTGGAACTTGTAAATCCGCGGATAGTCCCCATTTGAAGCGAGACAACAAGCGTTGTTCCATTCCTTGCATTTCTACGGGAGCCTTATCGGAAGTTAATACCAATTGTTTGCCAGTTTGGTGTAAATGATTAAAAATATGGAAAAATACATCTTGTGTTTTTTCTTTCCCTGCTAAAAATTGAACATCATCAATAATTAGCACATCAATCATTTGATAAAAATGTATAAAATCATTTTGATTATTATTTTTTACGGAATCAATAAATTGATGTGCAAATTTTTCGGAAGCCACATACAATACTGTTTTACTTGGAAAATTATTTTTAATTTGAATTCCGATTGCATGCGCCAAGTGTGTTTTTCCTAAACCAGCGCCGCCATAAATCAACAAAGGATTGAATGCGGTTCCGCCCGGTTTGTTGGCTACTGCAAATCCGGCAGAACGAGCCAAACGATTACAATCTCCTTCAATAAGATTTTCGAAAGAATAATTGGAATTCAATTGTGATTCAACCGTCAAACTTTTTAATCCGGGAATAATAAATGGATTGCGAATTGTTTTTTGATTCAAATCAATGGGCATTGCCACCGAGTGATTTTTCAAATCTTTTTTTCCAGAGGTAGGAATTTTAACGGTGTAAGGTTTCGCATTTGTTTGCGAATTTTCCATGATGATGCTATACTCCAAGCGACCTTCGCTGCCTAATTCTTTACGTACTGTTTTCTTTAATAAAGTAACATAATGTTCTTCTAACCATTCGTAAAAAAATTGACTTGGAACTTGTATTGTTAAAACACTTCCGTTTAATTTAATTGGTTTAATTGGGTCAAACCATGTTTTGAAATTTTGTGAGCTAACATTGTCTTTTACTATTTCCAGACAATTTTCCCAAATTTTTACGTGTGTCTTCTCCATTACTTGTGCTACTATTAAAATGTGATATTATATCGAAGTAGTTAATTTCTACTTTAGTTCAATTTTTCTTCAAATGTAATTTTTTCTAATTGCAACGGCTAAAGTTTTCAAAAAAAAAGTTTCATTTTTTTTTCAGTTTGCTATTGACTTTATCATTTTTTTTATTCTGACTTTTTTATTTTTTTAGCGAATGAAGAAAATATGCTGATTTTGCTACAATCTTCAAACGCTTGCAATGATAAGCCTTTTTGTTGAGAAATAAGTTGAAAATAAAAAAATATTTTTTTTTAGAAAAAATATTTCGTGTTTGTTTTTTTGTATATTGTTTCCGCGAAAAAATAATTTTTCAAGGGCTGAAAAAAATATTTTTTTTAACGCTCCTAATTATCAGATGCTTTTTTCTTCTTCTGAAATTTAATTTTTGATTCTTCTTTTCGGAGTAAACGATGAATGTTTTTTTGATGTGTTATCACCACCATAATAGCAATCAAAAGAGAAAAGATAATTAAGGTTGGAAATTTTATTTTTAAAATAACAATCACGATAAAAGGAAAAGCAAGTGCGGCAACAATAGACGCAAGCGATACGTAGCGAAAAAGAAAAAAAACGGTTCCAAAAACCGCAATCGACATTAAGGCTGCGTCTGGCGCGATGGCAATTAAAATACCGAGTAAGGTGGCAATGCCTTTACCGCCTCTAAAACCAACATAAATCGGAAATATATGTCCGATGAGTGCCGCAATTCCCAATACAATTTGAAAATTTACAAAGCCTTCCGCACTTTGTTTCACCGGTAAGATGTACGCCATTTGTACGGAGAGATATCCTTTCAGAATATCTAAAAACAAAACAGGAATACCGGCTTTTTTACCAAGTACACGAAAGGTATTGGTGGCACCTGCATTTCCGCTTCCATATTCGCGTACGTCTATGCCGTAAAAAATACGTCCTATCCAAACGGAAGAAGGGACAGATCCCAGCAAATAAGCTGCAAACAAAATAAGAATCTGATAAAATAAAATCATTTTTTTGTTATGTTCTTATTCTCCGCTATTGCTGATGTGTCTTAAGAATGCTGATTTCTTATTCAAGGTAGAAAGATTAAAATAATACGTTCCGCCTTGTGCTTTATCTCCTTTTTGTTCACGTTTATCTGGTTTCAAACTACTGATGGCATTATTGAAATTGGCATCGGATGAAATCGCTTGCATGGTTCCGCGTGCATAATTAAAATAATACCAATTATTACCGTCCAACTCAATATAAATATTAAGTTCATCGCCGGCTCTGTTCTTTTTAAACTCAATGTGTCCGTTCACATATTTATTGATTTGAGTTTTGTTGAAATTGCCAATACCTATTTTTCCACTTGATATAAAAGAGCGAGTTTGTGGATTCCATTTCATTTGTACGTCGGTAAAGAACATACTTTTTTTCAATTCATCTGGAAATTTTTTAAATGATCCGTACAAATTTACTTGGGAAATTAATTTGTCGGCTTTATCTTTTCCAAGCAATTCTCTCAAGCCTTTTTCGTATTCAGGCTTAGAGAAATCAATGGAGTTAAGTCCGGCATAATTGTTAATGGCTTCACCCATTTTCTGGATGGCATTTTCGTCGAAGAAAAAATCCAAACTAAACATGAGATGAAAAGCAGTTGAATCCGGAATTAAATAATGCGTAATATTTCCAACGGTATTCATTTGCACTTGTCCGTAATCGGTTCCTACATTTATTTTTCCTTCCCCATAAACGATACATTTATTAACATTCAAGCTTAAATAATTTCCTGTTAAATTTCGTTCTACCAATTTCTCTTTATTGGATATTCTATATTCTGTGGAAGCCTTATCGTAAAATAAAAATCCTGTTGCAGGCAATAATTGAATGTCTTGTCGCCCGACGATTTTCGATAGGAAGGCAGAATAAATTCTAGTAGAATCTTTCGTGTACATAATAGAAGCTGCAATTTTATTGCCTTTGTCATCGTAAAGCGTATCTGAAACTGGAATGTAAATTTGTTCTGGATTTATTTCAGAAGTAAAAGCAAACCAGGTTTTGCTAACAGCATCGCAACCATGCTGAATTCGAGTAGTTCCCGAAAACACTAAAAACTGATTGTTGGCGGCTAATTTTACTTTTCCTTTGTAATCATAATTAGGACTTAGCGTAAAATGAACACTGTCAGGAATAGTTGTTTCAGCATAGGTTTGCAAGGTAGTGTCCACACTAATATTACTAAAATAAATAGATTCCTTTTTCTTCAATTCATCGATGTAATCATAAAAGCCGGAGCCAGCATATTTTTTTCGACTAAATACATTTACGGTAGCATTGTATAAATGATGATAACGAGTAGTGGTGTTTGCTAAAATTTTTGCGCTGTCTAAAGTTTCCATGTATGCCTTTTTCCGAATGATAACCAATCCGTTATTTGGATAAATCAAGGCATCTGCTACACGTATATATTTTACTTCTTTCGCAGTAATCACGTATTTTTTCAAATCGTATTTAGCAGAAGGTGCTTTAAATCGCAAAGAATCTTGTTTTGGATGAATGGAAATAAATTCCGAACCAGCTAAGTCAATATCTGAATTTGGGCTTGCCCCGCTGGCAGCAGCTACGTTTGCACTGGCTTTGTTTTTATCGGAACTTAACTCAATACTGTTTTTATCCATTAACCAGTTGAATTTATCCATAAAACACATGTATTGATTAACCGGGAATTTAACGATTGAACCCTTTCCGTTGGATTTGAAATCACCTTTGCGCTCGTCAAAATTAATGTGAGCATTCACGTTGGTGGTGGTAAAAGCAAGATTTGCGGTGTCAAGTGCTTTGAGTTGAAAATCGGCCGTATCCGAAAGCATCTCGTGCTGTAAAAAATTTGTTTTGACTGCAGTTAATTCAGCACCAGAAAAATCGGCTTTTCCATTTCCGGTGAGCACTTTTGGCGTTAAACTAAATTTCCCTGAAAAGGTAGATTGTCCGTTGAAACATTGAAAAACAGAATCTTTTTTATTGCTCGCATCCATTACATCCAATATAGGAACCCAGTGTATCCGGACGTGCTGCCCGTGAACTTGAGGAAATTGTGGATTTGTTTTTTGTTCTTTTATATCAAAATTTTGAGCAATTGTATTGGTGGAATCTGGATAAAAAATAAAATTGTTGGATGTTGTTGTAGAAGTTACATAATCTACGGTTCCATCGCCTCTCAAACCTTGGTTGCTGAGTTTAATTTGATTTTTGAAAACACCTTTTCCGCCATACACGGCAAATCCATCAGGAGGAGTAGAGCGAATAAATCCAAGCGAATAATCTTTTTGAAGCGTAAGTTGTTCTGCAAACTGAGGAAAAATTCCTGCTGAAACAAAATCACCTTGAAAATGCAAACTTGCATTTGTGAAATTATCTAAACTGTCAATCGTAAATGGTTTTAAATGAAAATAAAATTTGTCTTTTTTATAGGCGCCTTTTTGAATTGATCGCTTGTCGTAATACACATACGCATCCTTGTTACTTTTGAAAATAGGATATTTCGCAAAATCTTTTACGCCTGATTTATTGGCAGGATTATCAATAAATAATTCTCCATTGATATTTTGAATAACCGTTTTTACAGGAACTAAGCGATGTTGTCCATAAGGGTCTGCATCAAATGATTCGGCTTTCAAGCGAAGCGAATCTACATTGGTTAAATTGATTTTAAAATCATTGTACTCAAATGAAAATACTTTTCCGAAAAAATCAAAGCGCCCAGCGTGCACTATTCCGGCAAAAGTAAAGTTTCTATTTTTCTTCAAAACTACTTCCGAGTCCTTCGGAAAAATATAAACATTCTGAGAATCGCTTAACAAAATACCAGCTACGCCGTGGATCGTGATGTCGTAATTCAACAAATTCATGCTGGCATTTATTTGTCCTCGGTTCACAGAGTGAAAATCAAGTACGTCGTAATCTGTTCGACCGGCGTTATCAGTAATGTATTTGAATAGTTTTTCTTTCAAGTGAATTTGATCATTTCCCGTATTAAATGTCAAAAAGCCCATGCTCGCTAATTGGATTAATAAAGGGTGAATGTCATCCGCAGTATGTCCCATAAATCCGGCTAAATTATCGCCTAAAAAATCGCGCGATCCGCCCAAAGATTTGGAGTAACCGGCAATCGTAATCAACGGACTAACATTCGCTTGTCCTTGGATGTTATCGTACAAATCGCGTTTAAAATAATTTGTGGATGCAAAATCCGCAACACCTTGAGAGTTTCCTGGTAACATTTCCATATCAATTTTTGGCTCATCTGTTTTCCAAGATAAATATTCGAAGTACATATCCACATTATGATACGTATCAGAATACGGTGTTTTTGAAACTCCTTCATCTGTGCGGATAAATGTTAAGTGTTTGGTGGCAATGATGTAACGCATTTCTAAATTCGGATGATAAATAGAATCGGTATCCAAAATCATTTTTATGGCTGTTTCTGGACAAAGAATTCGGTCTTTACGGATGTCAAAACTTTTCGCGGAAGCAACAATAAAAATAGAATCGTTTCTTTTAAAATACAAATAAGCATTTTCAGTAGCACTTCCAGAGCCAATAAATTTTCCGCCTCTCATCGAAAAACCTCCATCGTAATCCACATTCGGAGCAATATTTTTAATTGAGAAACGCTTGTTATACGAATCAAAACGCGGAAAAGAATTAACACCTTTTGCTTCTGCCACATCTTTGTCGTTTAACACTCCGATAAGTGGCTTATCAAAATATTTTTTTTGATAAAAAATAACAGAATCTGCCGTGTAACCGCCTGTTTTCAGAATGATGTGATATGTATTTAATTGTGCGAAAATAGTATTCGCATCCAAACTATCTCGCGACCAATCTACTTTCCCTCCATAACCGTCCCATTTATTCGTCAAAGGATAGAAAACGCCTTTTGTATTGTAAATAAAAGTACTATCAGAGCGTTCATTTAAGCAGCGCAAATTAGCGCTTGGAAAAATAATTTTTGGAACCTCGTTTTCATAAACCATTTGATAATTACTGGTGCTCGAACTCCATTTGTAAGTGGGCGAAGTATAAAAAGTATTGGAGCCAAAGAGGTTCGCGCTCATCACGACAAAGTCAGTATAATTTTTGATTGTTCTGCCCGTCAGCATGCTGTGCAAGGTAGCTTGCCATACTTCAAAATTTTTATCAGATTGTCCAGAATTGACAAAATTATTCAGTGCATCTAAATAATTTTTAAAATCAGGAAAAGGGCGCATGCGTTTTTTTAACATTAAATTACATACATCATAAGCTGCTTGTTTGTATTTATCGGTAAATTTAGGCGCATTCCACGATATGGTAAATTGCTCCATGTATGTTTTTATTTCTTTTTTGTTGCCGTTTCCGCTTTCGAAAAAGTCGTGCAATTCGCTCAGAAATTTAACTGGATCAGAGGTAAATTGAACCAGTTTGCTTTGTGCATTTGCATTCGGATGAATGAAAAACAATCCGATAAAAAGTGCAATAATAAAGTTGAATTTTTTCATGATTGAAAAATTATTTTTTTGAAAAGTGCAAAAATAACCAATTGTTTTCGGATACTTCTTCTTGAAAAATAAAGCCTGTTTCGAAGGCTTTTGTTTTCAAGGTTTCCGCATCTTGTTTTAAAAATCCGCTCATTAATAAATCGCCATTTTTTTCGAGCGCCGAAAAATAAATTTTCATATCGTCCAATAATACATTCCGATTAATATTTGCTAAAATAATATCAAATTTTTTGTCTGCCAAAATTTGCGCATCTCCTTTACAAACATCCACATTTTTAGTATTGTTGATTACGGTATTTTCAAGTGTGTTTTTGTACGACCATTCATCAATATCCACTGCAAAGACTGTTGCTGCGCCGCGTTTAGAAGCCATTATGGACAATACGCCGCTTCCACAGCCCATGTCTAAAATATTTTTTTTATCGAGTGATAATTTTAGCAATGCGCGCATCATCAATAAAGTGGTGTCGTGATGTCCCGTTCCGAACGCCATTTTTGGCTCGATGATAATTTCGTATTTCATATTTTTGGGAGCGTGAAAAGGAGCGCGAATAACACAATTTTCACTCACAATAACAGGATGATAATTATGTTCCCATTCTTCATTCCAATTTTTATCGGGAATGTTTTTTTGCTGAAAACTGAAGTCGAAAAAATATTTTTTTGAAGCAATAAGATCAGCTGTTTTTTCTTCCGAAAAATCTTTTTCAGAAACGTAAGCCAAGAAACCATTTTCGGTTTCTACAAAACTTTCAAAACCAATATCGGCGAGCTCTGCGATTAAAATATCGCTTGCAGGAGCAGGCGTTTTTACCGAAAAATCAAATTCAATATAATTCAAAATGCAACGATTAAAAGGAATGAATAATCTGAACAAAATCTTCGGCTTTCAGCGAAGCGCCACCAATTAATCCACCGTCAATATCGGCGCAAGAAAATAATTCTTTTGCGTTTGCTGCATTGCAACTTCCGCCATACAAAATAGAAATTTGTTCCGCGATTTCCTTACCGTATTTTTCGGAAATAATTTTCCGAATGTGTTGATGCATTTCTTGTGCTTGCTCGCTTGTCGCGGTAACTCCTGTTCCGATTGCCCAAACAGGTTCGTAAGCAATTATGAGCTTTGAAAAATGATTTTTATCCAAATGAAAAAGACTTTCTCTTAATTGTTTTTCTACAATTTCAAATTGTAGATTAGAATTTCTTTCTTCTAATTTTTCGCCAACACAAAAAATAGGTTGTAGATTATTTTCGAGGCAACGATTTACTTTTTTTGTAAGAATTTCATGTGTTTCAAAAAAATAATTTCTACGTTCAGAATGTCCGATGATTATATTTTGTACACCCACGGAATAAAGCATTTTTGCTGAAATTTCTCCAGTAAAAGCGCCATTTTTTTCGGAAGAACAATTTTGTGCAGATAGAATTAATTCGTCTAATTTTTTTGAGATCCCATTCAGGTAAATAAAAGGAGGAGCGATTATTTTTTCAATATTTGGCGCTGGTTTTTCCTTGAGTAAAAAAATAATTTTTTGAAGTAAAAAATTTACTTCGTCGGGAAGCAAATTCATTTTCCAATTTCCGCACACTATTTTTTTTCGTCCCATAAAAAGAAATTATTGAACTCTCACACGCGGATCTAAAATGCCGTAAATAATATCTACAAAAATATTTATTACGACAAATATCAGTGCTGTAACCAGCACTACGCCCATTACTACGGGCAAATCGTATTTTTCGAGTGCATCCACCACTTCTTTTCCGATACCTTTCCAGCCGAAAATATATTCTACAAAAACAGCACCTGCCATTAAACTGGCAAACCAGCCAGAAATAGCTGTAATAACAGGATTTAGTGCGTTTTTTAAAGCATGTTTTGCAATGATTTTATAAAAACTTAAGCCTTTTGCTTTAGCAGTTCGGATGTAATCTTGCGATAAAACATCGAGTAAAGAACTTCGCGTAAGCTGTACTATAATTGCCAAAGGACGAATTCCTAAAGTTAGTGCTGGCAAAATTAAATTTTTCAAATCGAGTACTTGTCCATTTCCGTAATCGTCAATTGTATATAAACTCCCGACGGTATTCAATCCAGTATATTTATGAAGTACGTATCCGAATATCCAGGCGAAAATAAGTCCGATAAAAAAAGAGGGACCAGACATTCCGAGAATAGAAAAAACGAGCGAGGAATGGTCGAACCAAGAATCTTTTTTTATTGCTGAAAAAATACCGAGAATAATGCCGACGACGGAGGCAAAAAGAATGGCAGCAAAAGCCAATACAGCAGTTTCTGGAAGTGTGGCAGCAATGATTTCGCTTACTTTTCGTTTGCTTTGATAGGAGCGCCTTAAATATGGATATTTTAGTATAATGACTTTTGATTTTGATACCTGAAATAGTTTTTCGTAAGAGGAATATTTTGCTGGATCGAGGTAAATAAAATCATTCGGATTTTTATCGTCGTTGATGGAAATAGGCGATAAATCGTTGAGGTACATAAAAAATTGAACTTGAATCGGTTTATCGCGTCCCAAATCTTTGTTAATGGCATCAATCGAAGCTTGGTCGGCTCTTTGTCCGAGCATCATCCGAGCTGGGTCGCCAGGTAAGACATTAAATAAGATGAAAATAACTGTGATTACTCCCAACAGTACGAGCAATCCGTACACTATTTTTTTTATAATAAATGTGGTCACTGTGCTTTCAAATAAGTTGTTTTAATTTCACTAAATGATGGTATGGAATGGAAATGCCACATGGCAATCACGACTCCTTTTTTTAATAATATTAATCCAGGATTGGAGCGAATCATCGTTTTTAATACCGTTCCGTCGGTGGCATAAAAAGGATACGCTGCTTGTACTTGATGTCTGAAATTTTTTATCTTTTCATTGTCGGATGCCGTGAGTGCTGCAAATTTTATTTTATTTTCATCGCACAAAGCGGCAAAATCATTTATTTTATTTTGAACGTTTATATTGGCTTTATCCAAATCGTATTCAATCAATAAAAAATTATAATTCGGATTGTTCATAATAGTATCTGTCAAATCATCTCCGATCGCATCCGAGATACTAAAATCGAGTATGGCTGCTTGCTTTCCTTTTGTTACCACTTCCGTGCGATTGCTCACATAATCCCATTCAGTATCCCAGTTTTTTGGCCAAGCATCAAACTCTTTTGTTTCGCCTGATTTTTTATTTTTTAAGGTGTAATAATATTTCAAAACGTCGGGTGTACCTTTGGTTTGCTCTAAAATATTGGTTCCTACTTTATACGGACGAAAATCAATTACTGGAAGATAATTATACGTATATAATGGAAATCCTAAGGAACACAATGCGAAAATAATAACGGCAACGTTTTCGCCAGTTTTAACGAGCAAAGGGTGGATGTTTTTTTTCTGAAAAAACAGAATACCAATCATCGTTAATAATAAAATGTTTTTTGCGAAGGATTGCCAAGCAGTCATCGGAATGGCATCGCCAAAGCAGCCACATTCGGTTACTTTGTGATAGTACGCGGTGTAAAAAGTAAGGAAGGTAAAAAAGACAATCATTAAAACCAATAGCCACATAGTTGTTTTAATACGCGCGCCGAGCAACAGCATAAATCCCAATAACATTTCGAAAATACAAATGAGGATGGCTAAAAAAAGTGCTGTAGGAACGAGCCATTCAATGTGGAAAGCGGCAAAATATTCTTCTAATTTATAGGCAAATCCTAAAGCATCGTTTGCTTTGATAAAGCCCGAAAAAATGAACAATATCCCCACAAAAATCCGACAAATGTTAACAAGAATTCTCATCGTCAAAAAAATAATTTTTTAAGCGCTTATTTTTATCAGTGCAAAAATAGCATAATTAATCATATCGTAGTAATTGGCGTCAATTCCTTCTGATATAAGCGTTGCGCCTTTGTTATCTTCTATTTGTTTTACGCGCAAAAGTTTCATCAAAATTAAATCCGTTAAAGAGCTGGTTCGCATGTCGCGCCATGCTTCTCCGTAATCGTGATTTTTATTTTCCATTAAATTTTTCGCGGCAAACGCATATTTATCGTACAAAGGTGAAATTTCTTCCGCGCTTAATTCCATGCGTTCATCATTTAGCAAATCTAATTGTATCAAGGCAATTACGCAATAATTCACAATTCCAATGTATTCCGATTTAATGTCATCTCCCACCTTTTGCGTACCTTTATCTTCGATGCTTCGGATGCGTTGTGCTTTGATAAAAATTTGATCGGTGAGAGAACTCGGGCGTAAAATCCGCCACGCGCTTCCATAGTCTTTCATCTTCTTAATAAAAATATCTTTGCATTGTTTGATGGCTGCATCAAATTGAATGGAAGTAGTATTCATGTAAATTTGCCGTGTAAATGAGTGCACAAGATACAGTTTTTTCAGAAAAAAAAATGCTCGATTTCGGCGTGTGCGTTCTTGATTTATCAAGTCCCGTCGTGATGGGTATTTTAAACGTTACGCCCGATTCGTTTTACGATGGAGGAAATTATTTTTCTGAAAAAAAATTTTTCGAACAGGTCGAAAAAATATTTCTGGAAGGTGCTGATATGATTGATGTCGGAGCCGTTTCCACACGACCAAAAGCTGTATTTGTATCGGAAGAAGAAGAATTAAAACGCTTGCTTCCAGTAATTGAATACGTACGAAAAAACCATCCGAAAAAAATAATTTCTGTAGATACTTTTCGTGCCGAAGTGGCAAAAAAAGCCGTTACTGAAGGTGCCAATATGATTAATGATATTTCTGGCGGAAAGATGGATCCAAAAATGTTTGAAACAGTAGCAAAATTAAATGTTCCGTACGTGTTGATGCACATTCAAGGTATACCCGAAACGATGCAAGAAAATCCGCAATATGAAAACGTTTTGGAGGAAGTGAAAAAATATTTTTTGGAGCGACTTTTTTTGCTTAAAAAATTAGGTCTTGAAAAAATAATTTTGGATCCAGGTTTTGGTTTCGGGAAAAATAATTCGCATAATTTCCAATTGCTAAAATATTTGAATGAATTTAAATCGTTCGGATTTCCTTTAATGGTTGGAGTTTCTCGTAAATCAATGATTCAAAACGTGTTGAATATTTCTGCTGCCGAATCCTTGAATGCAACCACATCTTTAAACACTATTGCTTTATTAAACGGCGCAACTATTTTGCGTGTACATGATGTAAAAGAAGCAAAACAGGCGGTTGAATTGCTTGCTTTTTATCAAAAAGCAAGCGATTAATAAAAGGTTCAGAAAAATATTTTTTCGAACCGCTTTTAATAAACCTCTCAAAAAAGTTATCCACATAAGGGAGCAAAAACTGTTGAAAAATGGATTTTCACTCTGTTTTTTTTACAAAGATTTTATTATATTTGTCCTGCTCAAAAAACAAGGAAAGTACGTATGATAGAAATTAAAACAAGACATTTTTTTAGTTCCATTTTTTGTTTTTTGATGCTCGTGTTTGCTACGAATGCAAATGCTCAATTGGTTGTCAGTGCAGGAAGCAATCAAACAATTTGCCTTGGCGATTCAGTTACAATTGGCGGAAGTCCAACAGCAACAGGAGGAAGGGCTCCTTATAATTATCTTTGGACACCTTCTGCTTCGCTGAATCAGAACAACATTGCGAATCCGAAAGCAAGCCCGACAAGTACTACGAAATATTATTTGACTGTTGTTGATTCCTTAGGTAATCGCGCGACAGATTCTGTAACGGTCAGTTTGTATCAAGTAAATTATATGGGAGCAGGACGAGATACTTCTGTTTGTAAAAATCAACCAGCACAATTGGGAAATTCGGCAAATTCAAGTGCTGGCGGAATTACTTTTTATTGGTCTCCTGCAACTGGACTAAATAATGCCGCGGCTCCTAATCCAACGGCTACGGTAAGCACAACAACAACATATACTTTAATTATCAATAGCACTACTTGTCCGCCAGAAACATCTATTGTAACAATAACCGTGAAATCACCACCTGCTGTGGAAGCAGGCGCTAACGTTACGATTAACGAAGGGCAAAATGTAACGCTTACCGGTTCGGGAGCTTCTATTTATTCTTGGACTCCAGCAAACAATTTATCATCTCCGAACACGGCAATAACGCAAGCAGAGCCAATTGTTACCACGCAATATATTTTATACGGAGAGCAAAATGGTTGCATTGGATCGGATACTGTTACGGTTTTTGTGATACCCGATTCGAAACTTGTTTTTTACAATACGTTTACGCCCAATGGTGATGGTGTAAATGATACGTGGTTCATCGGTAATATTTGGCAATGCCCGAACAATGTGTTGGATGTTTACAACCGTTATGGCAAACTTGTTTTTCATGCGAATGATTATCAAAATTCTTGGAGAGGTCTCGGAACAGATAATAATAATTTGCCTTCCGCAACGTATTATTATATTTTGGATCCAGGCAATGGAACTGGTAAATATCATGGGTCTGTAACAATTATTAGATAATTAAAGGATGAAAAAAATAATTTTCCTAAGTGCTTTTTTTCTGTATTCTTTAAGTAATTTTGCACAGCAATTACCTTATTATACTCAGTTTAGAGCCAATGATTTATTTTTTAATCCTGCTATAGCAGGAACAAAAAAATTGATTGATATACGTACTGATTATCGTTTGCAATGGGTTGGATTTGATGGTGCGCCTGTTACCAAAACACTCACCTTAAACAGCCGTTTTATGAATGGAAAAATGGGTGCGGGAGCTTGTATTTATGTAGATCAAACAGGACCAACCACGCGTACTAATT
Proteins encoded in this window:
- the dnaA gene encoding chromosomal replication initiator protein DnaA, with product MEKTHVKIWENCLEIVKDNVSSQNFKTWFDPIKPIKLNGSVLTIQVPSQFFYEWLEEHYVTLLKKTVRKELGSEGRLEYSIIMENSQTNAKPYTVKIPTSGKKDLKNHSVAMPIDLNQKTIRNPFIIPGLKSLTVESQLNSNYSFENLIEGDCNRLARSAGFAVANKPGGTAFNPLLIYGGAGLGKTHLAHAIGIQIKNNFPSKTVLYVASEKFAHQFIDSVKNNNQNDFIHFYQMIDVLIIDDVQFLAGKEKTQDVFFHIFNHLHQTGKQLVLTSDKAPVEMQGMEQRLLSRFKWGLSADLQVPGVETRIAILEKKVYADGLELPKDVIEYLAYSITNNVRELEGALISLLAQSSLNKKAITMELAKSMIDKFVKNTAREVSIDYIQKVVCDYFDLPLELLKSKTRKREVVQARQIAMYFAKSMTKSSLANIGLHCGGKDHATVLHACRTVNNLMDTDKRFKAYIDELNKKISIQ
- the plsY gene encoding glycerol-3-phosphate 1-O-acyltransferase PlsY; its protein translation is MILFYQILILFAAYLLGSVPSSVWIGRIFYGIDVREYGSGNAGATNTFRVLGKKAGIPVLFLDILKGYLSVQMAYILPVKQSAEGFVNFQIVLGIAALIGHIFPIYVGFRGGKGIATLLGILIAIAPDAALMSIAVFGTVFFLFRYVSLASIVAALAFPFIVIVILKIKFPTLIIFSLLIAIMVVITHQKNIHRLLRKEESKIKFQKKKKASDN
- the prmA gene encoding 50S ribosomal protein L11 methyltransferase — its product is MNYIEFDFSVKTPAPASDILIAELADIGFESFVETENGFLAYVSEKDFSEEKTADLIASKKYFFDFSFQQKNIPDKNWNEEWEHNYHPVIVSENCVIRAPFHAPKNMKYEIIIEPKMAFGTGHHDTTLLMMRALLKLSLDKKNILDMGCGSGVLSIMASKRGAATVFAVDIDEWSYKNTLENTVINNTKNVDVCKGDAQILADKKFDIILANINRNVLLDDMKIYFSALEKNGDLLMSGFLKQDAETLKTKAFETGFIFQEEVSENNWLFLHFSKK
- the tpiA gene encoding triose-phosphate isomerase, producing MGRKKIVCGNWKMNLLPDEVNFLLQKIIFLLKEKPAPNIEKIIAPPFIYLNGISKKLDELILSAQNCSSEKNGAFTGEISAKMLYSVGVQNIIIGHSERRNYFFETHEILTKKVNRCLENNLQPIFCVGEKLEERNSNLQFEIVEKQLRESLFHLDKNHFSKLIIAYEPVWAIGTGVTATSEQAQEMHQHIRKIISEKYGKEIAEQISILYGGSCNAANAKELFSCADIDGGLIGGASLKAEDFVQIIHSF
- a CDS encoding ABC transporter permease, translating into MTTFIIKKIVYGLLVLLGVITVIFILFNVLPGDPARMMLGQRADQASIDAINKDLGRDKPIQVQFFMYLNDLSPISINDDKNPNDFIYLDPAKYSSYEKLFQVSKSKVIILKYPYLRRSYQSKRKVSEIIAATLPETAVLAFAAILFASVVGIILGIFSAIKKDSWFDHSSLVFSILGMSGPSFFIGLIFAWIFGYVLHKYTGLNTVGSLYTIDDYGNGQVLDLKNLILPALTLGIRPLAIIVQLTRSSLLDVLSQDYIRTAKAKGLSFYKIIAKHALKNALNPVITAISGWFASLMAGAVFVEYIFGWKGIGKEVVDALEKYDLPVVMGVVLVTALIFVVINIFVDIIYGILDPRVRVQ
- a CDS encoding BT_3928 family protein; this translates as MRILVNICRIFVGILFIFSGFIKANDALGFAYKLEEYFAAFHIEWLVPTALFLAILICIFEMLLGFMLLLGARIKTTMWLLVLMIVFFTFLTFYTAYYHKVTECGCFGDAIPMTAWQSFAKNILLLTMIGILFFQKKNIHPLLVKTGENVAVIIFALCSLGFPLYTYNYLPVIDFRPYKVGTNILEQTKGTPDVLKYYYTLKNKKSGETKEFDAWPKNWDTEWDYVSNRTEVVTKGKQAAILDFSISDAIGDDLTDTIMNNPNYNFLLIEYDLDKANINVQNKINDFAALCDENKIKFAALTASDNEKIKNFRHQVQAAYPFYATDGTVLKTMIRSNPGLILLKKGVVIAMWHFHSIPSFSEIKTTYLKAQ